The following are from one region of the Alicyclobacillus fastidiosus genome:
- a CDS encoding metal-dependent hydrolase, whose amino-acid sequence MDNVTHAAFGVGVFATYTAATGSPHEGSLAVAACVAAVAGAEWPDLDILARIFGGPVKYLYQHRQISHSIPLWFAASLLIAVITDAFVPGHFWRYAALAFAGTLTHILLDGFTTYGTRALWPFTNRRYRGDALFVIEPLYVILFIVGFAVIQTGGPYRATVYWLDALAIAFTLWRILLRLILGRRVRQWSAQFGDGREMKWRVVPTLFPIPHGYKYVLQEGVRFRFGSFTWNGRMVEEATVETATGPAVDYVLSETSVGRAMAWFAPMLFTKVDDDGRWTVVRLADASVRYFNFLPFSATVDLTIIAGGGYTVVNEGLRAQPVHIQKLWHDSFCALGDRVRLYIPSPRGYRSKSRA is encoded by the coding sequence ATGGACAATGTAACGCACGCTGCATTCGGGGTAGGAGTCTTTGCTACCTATACAGCCGCCACTGGATCGCCACATGAAGGTTCCCTCGCTGTCGCCGCGTGTGTCGCGGCGGTGGCCGGGGCAGAATGGCCCGACTTGGACATTTTGGCGCGGATCTTCGGCGGACCGGTGAAATACTTGTACCAGCACCGTCAGATCTCTCACAGTATCCCGCTTTGGTTTGCAGCCTCGCTGTTGATTGCCGTGATCACCGACGCGTTCGTACCTGGACACTTTTGGCGGTACGCAGCGCTTGCATTCGCGGGCACGTTGACGCACATCTTGCTCGATGGATTTACAACATATGGAACGCGGGCCTTGTGGCCGTTCACGAATCGACGCTACCGAGGTGACGCGTTGTTTGTCATCGAACCACTATACGTCATCCTATTTATCGTCGGATTTGCTGTGATTCAAACCGGTGGTCCGTACCGTGCGACCGTCTATTGGTTGGACGCTTTAGCGATTGCGTTCACGCTGTGGCGTATCCTACTTCGGCTCATTCTGGGGAGGCGCGTCAGGCAATGGAGCGCGCAGTTCGGCGACGGGCGCGAGATGAAATGGCGAGTCGTACCGACGCTGTTTCCGATCCCGCACGGGTATAAGTACGTACTGCAGGAGGGCGTGCGGTTTCGCTTCGGGTCGTTTACGTGGAACGGGCGCATGGTCGAGGAAGCCACCGTCGAGACGGCCACTGGTCCTGCGGTGGACTACGTCCTGTCTGAGACGTCCGTCGGCCGAGCGATGGCCTGGTTCGCGCCAATGTTGTTCACCAAGGTCGACGACGATGGACGATGGACCGTCGTGCGACTCGCGGATGCCTCGGTTCGATACTTCAACTTTCTTCCCTTTAGCGCCACGGTCGACTTGACCATTATCGCAGGTGGGGGATATACGGTGGTGAACGAGGGCCTTCGCGCACAGCCCGTTCACATTCAGAAGCTGTGGCACGATTCGTTTTGCGCGCT